One genomic region from Halococcus qingdaonensis encodes:
- a CDS encoding DNA-directed DNA polymerase II small subunit, with protein sequence MPRSSSVRIVTELASRGYNAEREAVTLIAGANDPERAIERVIASVPDDALTLSAEHVRRSIDTNDATTATHNPSVSGGDPDTRSDTEPIAPVETKGSEDADGGATGRSGRSVDPELRSLAIAGDITGRSTGTGEYADFVRTFRDRYERLSKLLRSRVNHRPTEAVHAMAGGSDAAIVGMISDIRSTANGHWLVELEDTTGTFPCLIMKDRDLASVVDELLLDEVVAVEGTLAGDGGILFVDDLHFPDVPRTYTPSTADRHVRAALISDIHVGSQEFAADAWSAFADWLHTEEASAVEYLLVAGDMVEGVGVYPNQDEELDIVDIYEQYEQFAEYLKEVPGDMEILLIPGNHDAVRLAEPQPGFDDDLREIMDVHDARISGNPSTVTIEGVSILMYHGVSLDEVIAELPEEKASYDEPHKPMYQLLKKRHVAPQYGGHTRIAPEERDYLVMEEVPDIFHTGHVHKLGYGKYHNVLALNSGCWQEQTDFQRSVNIDPDVGYAPIVDLDTLDLTIQKFY encoded by the coding sequence GTGCCGCGTTCGAGCTCCGTCCGCATCGTCACCGAACTCGCCAGCCGCGGCTACAACGCCGAACGCGAGGCCGTCACGCTCATCGCCGGGGCGAACGATCCCGAACGCGCCATCGAGCGCGTCATCGCGTCGGTCCCCGATGACGCGCTCACACTCTCGGCCGAGCACGTCCGACGGAGCATCGACACGAACGACGCCACGACAGCGACTCACAACCCCTCTGTTTCGGGTGGAGACCCCGACACACGATCCGACACCGAACCCATCGCTCCAGTCGAAACAAAGGGGTCCGAGGATGCCGACGGTGGAGCCACCGGCCGGTCGGGGCGCTCGGTCGATCCCGAGCTCCGTTCGTTGGCCATCGCGGGCGATATCACGGGGCGCTCGACCGGGACGGGCGAGTATGCCGACTTCGTGCGGACCTTCCGTGACCGGTACGAGCGGCTCTCGAAACTGCTTCGCTCGCGGGTCAACCATCGTCCCACCGAGGCCGTTCACGCGATGGCCGGCGGCAGCGACGCCGCCATCGTCGGGATGATCTCCGATATCCGCTCGACGGCCAACGGTCACTGGCTGGTCGAACTCGAGGACACCACCGGCACCTTCCCGTGTCTCATCATGAAGGATCGCGATCTCGCGAGCGTCGTCGACGAACTCCTGCTCGACGAGGTCGTCGCGGTCGAGGGGACGCTCGCGGGCGACGGCGGCATCCTGTTCGTCGACGACCTCCACTTCCCCGACGTGCCGCGCACGTACACGCCCTCGACTGCCGATCGCCACGTCCGCGCGGCGCTCATCTCGGACATCCACGTCGGCAGCCAGGAGTTCGCCGCCGACGCGTGGTCGGCGTTCGCCGACTGGCTCCACACCGAGGAGGCGAGCGCCGTCGAGTATCTCCTCGTCGCGGGCGACATGGTCGAGGGTGTGGGCGTCTACCCGAACCAGGACGAGGAGCTCGACATCGTCGACATCTACGAGCAGTACGAGCAGTTCGCGGAATATCTCAAGGAAGTGCCCGGTGACATGGAGATCCTCCTGATCCCGGGCAACCACGACGCCGTCCGCCTCGCCGAACCCCAGCCCGGGTTCGACGACGACCTCAGGGAGATCATGGACGTCCACGACGCACGCATTTCAGGCAACCCTTCGACCGTGACGATCGAAGGCGTCTCGATCCTGATGTACCACGGCGTGAGTCTCGACGAGGTCATCGCCGAACTCCCGGAGGAGAAGGCCAGCTACGACGAGCCGCACAAACCGATGTATCAGCTCCTCAAGAAGCGCCACGTCGCGCCCCAGTACGGCGGTCACACGCGCATCGCGCCCGAGGAGCGCGACTACCTCGTGATGGAGGAGGTACCCGATATCTTCCACACCGGTCACGTCCACAAACTCGGCTACGGCAAGTATCACAACGTGCTCGCGCTCAACTCGGGCTGCTGGCAGGAACAGACGGATTTCCAGCGGAGCGTCAACATCGACCCCGACGTGGGCTACGCGCCGATCGTCGATCTCGACACGCTCGATCTGACGATCCAGAAGTTCTACTGA
- a CDS encoding IMP cyclohydrolase — protein MYIGRFLVVGPDTGAYRVSSRSFPNRQIVERDDRFTVVPTDAADKTDNPYVSYNCVRPVGDRIVVGNGSHTDPIAEKLALGYPARDALALSLLALDFEKDDYDTPRIAGVVGPESFIGTVRRDGLVVEEVTEPTLVATYEKDSPEPTEIAIESAAGAANAVYNADFEHAVCAAGVARAGDEFETAIENGD, from the coding sequence ATGTACATCGGACGATTTCTCGTCGTCGGCCCCGACACCGGCGCGTACCGCGTCTCTTCGCGATCGTTCCCGAACCGGCAGATCGTCGAGCGCGACGACCGCTTCACCGTGGTGCCGACCGACGCGGCCGACAAGACGGACAACCCCTACGTCTCCTACAACTGCGTGCGACCGGTCGGCGATCGGATCGTCGTCGGCAACGGCTCGCACACCGATCCGATCGCCGAGAAACTCGCGCTGGGCTATCCCGCCCGCGACGCGCTCGCGCTCTCCCTCCTGGCGCTCGATTTCGAGAAGGACGACTACGACACCCCGCGCATCGCCGGCGTCGTCGGCCCGGAGAGTTTTATTGGAACTGTTCGCCGCGACGGACTCGTCGTGGAGGAGGTGACGGAGCCGACGCTGGTGGCAACCTACGAGAAGGACAGTCCGGAACCGACAGAGATTGCCATCGAGAGCGCCGCCGGGGCCGCTAACGCGGTCTACAACGCCGACTTCGAGCACGCGGTCTGTGCGGCCGGCGTCGCGCGGGCGGGCGACGAGTTCGAGACGGCCATCGAGAACGGCGATTGA
- a CDS encoding NADH-ubiquinone oxidoreductase-F iron-sulfur binding region domain-containing protein encodes MVGTEAATTPAIRVAVGSAEHDRANGVLEAAREAATDVHIVETGPTGAAALAPVVLATADDRTAVHANVSPDRARELVETLEAGDVPTDDAHAVAESDEGISMPKTGPLAAGQRHVLARCGWAAPAALDESLAERARDEPEDLFEAVAGAGLLGRGRGDGHTDESIAEGWETARRSDGETVVVVNGNESDPAVGGDRLLLESRPAEVLDGALAVAAAVEATDVVVYLNEDDDLAAQRVREAVENVDAGGTEIDVVAGPDRYIAGEMTMALEAMEGADRLEARLRPPGPSEVGLYGRPTVVHTPRTLAQVRAFAAAPDEFETSAADPGSRLLTVTGDGVTGPTTVELATDTALAEAVADGEEYKMACVGGRFGGITRSLDVPASAPALAGARLGTEGGIELFDGATCALEFAGARAKFAREANCGRCVPCREGSKQLVELLRDVYDGNFQPSELRELSRVVAESSTCEFGQAAPRPVTTAMDAFEREIAAHAEGRCPSGVCTETN; translated from the coding sequence ATGGTAGGTACCGAAGCAGCAACGACGCCGGCGATCCGCGTCGCCGTCGGCTCCGCCGAGCACGACCGCGCGAACGGCGTGCTCGAAGCGGCGCGCGAAGCGGCGACCGACGTTCACATCGTCGAGACCGGCCCGACCGGTGCGGCAGCGCTCGCCCCGGTGGTGCTGGCCACCGCCGACGATCGAACCGCCGTCCACGCGAACGTCTCACCCGATCGTGCGCGTGAACTGGTCGAAACGCTCGAAGCGGGTGACGTACCGACCGACGACGCACACGCGGTCGCCGAGAGCGACGAGGGAATATCGATGCCCAAAACGGGACCGCTCGCGGCCGGACAGCGGCACGTGCTCGCACGCTGTGGCTGGGCCGCGCCGGCAGCACTCGACGAGTCGCTCGCCGAACGGGCACGCGACGAGCCGGAGGATCTCTTCGAGGCTGTGGCCGGCGCGGGCCTGCTCGGGCGCGGGCGCGGCGACGGCCACACGGACGAATCGATCGCGGAGGGGTGGGAGACCGCCCGCAGGAGCGACGGCGAGACGGTGGTCGTCGTCAACGGCAACGAGAGCGATCCCGCCGTGGGCGGCGATCGACTGCTACTCGAAAGTCGCCCCGCGGAAGTGCTCGACGGCGCGCTCGCGGTCGCGGCGGCCGTCGAGGCGACCGACGTCGTCGTCTATCTGAACGAGGACGACGACCTCGCGGCGCAGCGTGTCCGTGAGGCCGTCGAGAACGTCGACGCGGGCGGGACGGAGATCGACGTCGTTGCGGGTCCGGATCGGTATATCGCCGGCGAGATGACGATGGCGCTCGAAGCGATGGAGGGGGCCGACCGCCTCGAAGCCCGCCTCCGCCCACCGGGGCCGAGCGAGGTCGGCCTCTACGGCCGGCCGACGGTCGTCCACACGCCACGGACGCTCGCGCAAGTTCGAGCGTTCGCGGCCGCCCCGGACGAGTTCGAGACGAGCGCGGCCGATCCCGGCAGTCGACTGCTCACCGTGACGGGCGACGGTGTGACCGGGCCGACGACCGTCGAGCTGGCCACCGACACCGCGCTGGCGGAAGCGGTCGCCGACGGTGAGGAGTACAAGATGGCCTGTGTCGGCGGTCGGTTCGGCGGGATCACGCGCTCGCTCGACGTGCCCGCGAGCGCGCCCGCACTCGCCGGCGCGCGCCTCGGCACCGAAGGAGGGATCGAACTGTTCGACGGCGCGACGTGTGCACTGGAGTTCGCCGGCGCACGTGCGAAATTCGCCCGCGAGGCAAACTGCGGGCGCTGCGTCCCCTGTCGCGAGGGGTCGAAACAGCTCGTCGAACTGCTGCGCGACGTGTATGATGGCAATTTCCAACCGAGCGAGCTGCGCGAGCTGAGTCGTGTCGTCGCGGAATCGAGTACCTGCGAGTTCGGACAGGCCGCCCCACGGCCGGTGACGACGGCGATGGACGCCTTCGAGCGCGAGATCGCCGCCCACGCCGAGGGGCGCTGTCCGAGCGGCGTCTGCACGGAGACCAACTGA
- a CDS encoding aspartate kinase — protein MRVVAKFGGTSLGSGDRVNRAADSIAAAVEAGHEIAVVVSAMGSTTDSLLDGIQFDVAEGDKAEIVSMGERTSARMVKAALSARGVDAAFVEPGGEHWPVITDSHGEVDVEETTRRAQALADRMGEVVPVLTGFLAEDHAGSVTTLGRGGSDTTAVMLGNYMGAEEVVIVTDVEGVMTGDPRVVEGARNVGEISVDELRNLSFRGAEVIAPSALNYKEPELGVRVVHYQHGDLLQGGTSIEGTFETLIDLQETPLSCLTVAGRAIRNRPGILATLSGALGDVGINIDAAASGLDSITFYLYTEDATEAETVLHERVIDEDALSSVTVDGEFAALRISGGELPTQSGVVQGMIETLSDEHVTAHDVITSATSVAVLVDWDDRERALSIVQDTF, from the coding sequence ATGCGCGTCGTAGCGAAGTTCGGCGGGACGAGTCTCGGCAGCGGTGATCGGGTGAACCGCGCCGCCGACTCGATCGCGGCCGCCGTCGAGGCCGGCCACGAGATCGCCGTCGTCGTCAGCGCGATGGGTTCGACGACCGACAGCCTCCTCGACGGGATCCAGTTCGACGTCGCCGAGGGCGACAAGGCGGAAATCGTCAGCATGGGCGAGCGCACCTCCGCCCGGATGGTCAAGGCTGCCCTCTCGGCGCGCGGCGTCGACGCCGCGTTCGTCGAACCCGGCGGCGAGCACTGGCCGGTCATCACCGACTCACACGGCGAGGTCGACGTCGAGGAGACGACCCGCCGCGCGCAGGCGCTCGCCGATCGCATGGGCGAGGTCGTCCCGGTCCTGACGGGTTTTCTCGCCGAGGATCACGCCGGCTCGGTCACCACTCTCGGCCGCGGCGGCAGCGACACGACCGCCGTCATGCTCGGCAACTACATGGGTGCCGAGGAGGTCGTCATCGTCACCGACGTCGAGGGCGTGATGACCGGCGATCCCCGGGTCGTCGAAGGGGCCAGAAACGTCGGCGAGATCAGCGTCGACGAGCTCCGCAACCTCTCCTTCCGGGGGGCGGAGGTCATCGCGCCGAGCGCGCTCAATTACAAGGAACCGGAGCTCGGGGTCCGGGTCGTCCACTACCAGCACGGCGACCTGCTCCAGGGTGGGACCAGCATCGAGGGCACCTTCGAGACGCTCATCGACCTTCAGGAGACGCCGCTGTCCTGTCTCACGGTCGCCGGGCGCGCGATCAGGAATCGTCCGGGCATTCTCGCAACGCTCTCGGGCGCGCTCGGCGACGTGGGGATCAACATCGACGCGGCGGCGAGCGGCCTCGACTCGATCACGTTCTATCTCTACACCGAGGACGCGACGGAGGCCGAGACGGTGCTCCATGAGCGCGTCATCGACGAGGACGCCCTGTCGAGCGTGACCGTCGACGGGGAGTTCGCCGCGCTCCGGATCTCGGGTGGCGAGCTCCCGACCCAGTCGGGCGTCGTCCAGGGGATGATCGAGACGCTCAGCGACGAGCACGTCACCGCCCACGACGTCATCACGAGCGCGACCTCGGTGGCGGTGCTCGTCGACTGGGACGATCGCGAGCGCGCGCTGTCGATCGTTCAGGACACCTTCTAA
- a CDS encoding MFS transporter translates to MSALDRVLWRNADFRRFFAGQFVTNAGDSLYTVAMLWLAFELSGSTLVTGALNAILLLPWLLQVFAGPLVDRLPLERVLVGSQVVQGTVVLVLPLAAALNSLHVGVLFAVAPILMLASLLMAPMETALLPRIVDDERLPGANAALSTVTLGLDMVFDALGGGFVAVFGATTLFLADSATFAGAALLFAGIRLGVATRTDERTKSRAESVAPTVRSVLRSYVSDLQDGVRMLRGTVFVELILMTAVANFTTGVTLAILPAFGDGLGGPAVYGLLLGALGIGRLVGSLVGPWFEGVPYGRMLLVHGLAACCWLAAVLVSSPALTVVLFGLALVPAGISGVLSSTLNQRVFPADLLGRISATKGTASGATLPLGSLIGGAIAETLGTTTTMALAASGFGFTAVYVLFRPRLRRLPAIGTATPDDFDVEAEIK, encoded by the coding sequence ATGAGCGCTCTCGATCGAGTGTTGTGGCGCAACGCCGATTTTCGGCGCTTTTTCGCCGGGCAGTTCGTCACAAATGCCGGTGACAGCCTCTATACGGTGGCGATGCTCTGGCTCGCTTTCGAGCTGAGTGGCTCGACGTTGGTCACCGGCGCGCTGAACGCGATACTACTGTTGCCGTGGCTGTTGCAGGTGTTTGCCGGTCCGCTCGTCGATCGCCTACCGCTCGAACGCGTCCTCGTCGGCTCGCAGGTGGTTCAGGGCACCGTCGTACTGGTCCTGCCGCTGGCGGCAGCGCTGAACTCTCTGCACGTCGGCGTTTTGTTCGCCGTTGCCCCGATATTGATGCTCGCGTCGCTGCTGATGGCTCCGATGGAGACGGCGCTGTTGCCCCGTATCGTCGACGACGAACGTCTCCCCGGGGCGAATGCGGCGCTCTCGACCGTGACGCTCGGACTGGACATGGTGTTCGATGCGCTCGGTGGCGGCTTCGTCGCCGTTTTCGGTGCGACGACGCTGTTTCTCGCTGACTCGGCCACGTTCGCCGGTGCCGCGTTGCTGTTCGCCGGCATCAGACTCGGCGTCGCTACAAGAACTGACGAGCGTACGAAATCGAGAGCCGAATCAGTCGCCCCGACCGTCCGCTCAGTGCTTCGTTCGTACGTTTCGGACCTCCAGGACGGGGTCAGGATGCTCCGCGGGACGGTGTTCGTCGAACTGATACTGATGACTGCGGTGGCGAACTTCACCACCGGCGTTACGCTGGCGATACTGCCAGCGTTCGGCGACGGCCTCGGCGGCCCCGCTGTCTACGGCCTGCTGCTAGGTGCGCTCGGAATCGGCCGACTCGTCGGTTCGCTCGTCGGTCCGTGGTTTGAGGGAGTTCCCTACGGAAGAATGCTCCTCGTCCACGGGCTGGCTGCCTGCTGCTGGCTCGCTGCGGTTCTCGTATCGTCGCCGGCACTCACCGTCGTCCTGTTCGGCCTTGCGTTGGTGCCCGCCGGGATCTCTGGCGTGCTCAGTTCGACGCTGAACCAGCGCGTGTTCCCGGCCGACCTGCTGGGTCGGATTTCGGCGACAAAGGGTACCGCTTCCGGGGCGACGCTCCCGCTCGGTTCGCTCATCGGAGGAGCGATCGCAGAGACGTTGGGAACAACGACGACGATGGCGCTGGCCGCCAGCGGCTTCGGGTTCACGGCTGTCTACGTCCTCTTCCGTCCACGACTCCGACGACTTCCCGCTATCGGGACGGCTACACCGGACGACTTCGATGTCGAGGCTGAGATAAAATAG
- a CDS encoding metallophosphoesterase family protein, giving the protein MIVGVIADIHGNRVALDAVLDDMPPVDALVCAGDVVGYNPWPGACVDALREREVPTVMGNHDRAVATGTDFSFNSMAGAGVAYAREQLDDGQLAWLAGLPDERIEFDDRVKIIHGHPDDPDRYTYPDMFAADMLDDEDVLVLGHTHVQHHESYDDGIVLNPGGVGQPRDGDPRAAYATLDLDAMNVNEHRVEYDIERVERAVSEAGLPEQIGSRLRKGR; this is encoded by the coding sequence ATGATCGTCGGTGTCATCGCGGATATTCACGGGAATCGAGTCGCGCTCGACGCCGTTCTCGACGACATGCCGCCCGTCGACGCGCTGGTCTGTGCCGGCGACGTGGTCGGCTACAACCCGTGGCCCGGCGCGTGTGTCGACGCGCTCCGGGAGCGCGAGGTGCCGACCGTGATGGGTAACCACGACCGCGCGGTGGCGACCGGAACGGATTTTTCGTTCAACAGCATGGCCGGTGCCGGCGTCGCGTATGCCCGCGAGCAGCTCGACGACGGACAACTGGCGTGGCTCGCCGGGCTCCCCGACGAGCGCATCGAATTCGACGATCGGGTGAAAATCATCCACGGCCATCCCGACGATCCGGACCGTTACACCTACCCCGACATGTTCGCCGCGGACATGCTCGACGACGAAGACGTGCTCGTGCTCGGCCACACGCACGTCCAGCATCACGAGAGCTACGACGACGGGATCGTCCTGAATCCGGGCGGCGTCGGCCAGCCGCGCGACGGCGACCCGCGGGCAGCCTACGCGACGCTGGATCTCGATGCGATGAACGTCAATGAGCACCGCGTCGAGTACGACATCGAGCGTGTCGAGCGCGCGGTGAGCGAGGCAGGATTGCCGGAGCAGATCGGAAGTCGGCTGCGAAAAGGTCGTTAG
- the fdhF gene encoding formate dehydrogenase subunit alpha, producing MTEQQTNSTNGGEDEKKGVAGFMQRARDQAHEASEKDVTKTAPFKAFEHATESVALNTMTEGRLFDVADALSDYRLQDVDVTDTTCGYCAVGCRFDLHTKDGEVLGARPTDPEKAPINGISTCVKGKFSYNYVNSDDRLTEPLVKENGEFREASWDEALSRVVDGLGGIIEEDSPDALGLISSSKATNEDNYAMQRFAREVIGTNNVDNCNRLCHAPTVAALKQTVGYGAASVGMDDLENTDCYLLSGSNTTEAHPVLATRIKQNVADGADMVVFDPRKVQIAEYADQYTRTEPGYDTAWINGLTRYIIENDLHDEEFIDERTDGFDDLKEHLDQFTPKYVERVSGVPPEELASAAETIAAADSCCFCWTLGLTEHTNGTENIISMSNLALVTGNIGKPGAGLSPFRGQNNVQGGGGDMGPLPNNFPGYQPVTDDEIREKFEAAYDTEIPSEEGWRTTEQFLAADRGDLRGMYIMGENASLSEPGVDHAQEVLDDLDFLAVQDIFLTETAEHADVVLPATTAVESNGTFTSSSRHVQLVKRAIEPKGNTRGDWEILQALARRFGHDWDFASPSEIMDEIAELTPIYGGISHERLENGAELQWPCWDDGHPGTTRLYEEEFNTADGKASLIPTGPNEPADLSDDEFPLTMTTGRVLYQYHTGTMTHREEGIMSYVGEDFVEINPETAANAGIANGDYVRVESRHGTIRVKAQVTERPGQDTVFVPMHFAESAVNTLTDENDLDTAARTPEYKVTSVRLRSGEESDPARTTRESGDRTLAESDD from the coding sequence ATGACTGAACAGCAAACCAACAGCACGAACGGCGGAGAGGACGAAAAGAAAGGCGTCGCGGGCTTCATGCAGCGCGCACGCGACCAGGCCCACGAGGCGAGCGAGAAGGACGTGACGAAGACGGCCCCGTTCAAGGCATTCGAGCACGCGACCGAGTCGGTCGCGCTGAACACGATGACTGAGGGGCGACTGTTCGATGTGGCCGACGCGCTCTCGGACTACCGCCTGCAGGACGTGGACGTGACCGACACGACCTGTGGCTACTGCGCCGTGGGCTGTCGGTTCGACCTCCACACCAAAGATGGAGAAGTGCTCGGCGCACGACCCACGGACCCGGAAAAAGCGCCGATCAACGGCATCTCGACTTGCGTGAAGGGGAAGTTCAGCTATAACTACGTCAACAGCGACGATCGCCTCACCGAACCCTTGGTCAAGGAGAACGGTGAGTTTCGGGAAGCATCGTGGGACGAGGCGCTCTCGCGAGTGGTCGACGGACTCGGCGGGATCATCGAGGAAGACAGTCCCGATGCGCTCGGGCTGATCTCCTCGTCGAAGGCCACGAACGAGGACAACTACGCGATGCAGCGGTTCGCCCGCGAGGTCATCGGGACGAACAACGTCGACAACTGCAATCGCCTCTGTCACGCGCCGACGGTCGCGGCGCTCAAACAGACCGTCGGCTACGGCGCGGCCTCGGTGGGGATGGACGACCTCGAAAACACGGACTGCTACCTGCTTTCGGGCTCGAACACGACCGAGGCCCACCCCGTGCTGGCGACACGGATTAAACAGAACGTCGCCGACGGGGCCGATATGGTGGTGTTCGACCCGCGGAAGGTCCAGATCGCCGAATACGCCGACCAGTACACCCGAACCGAACCGGGCTACGACACGGCCTGGATCAACGGACTCACCCGCTACATCATCGAAAACGATCTCCACGACGAGGAGTTCATCGACGAGCGCACCGACGGCTTCGACGATCTGAAGGAACATCTCGACCAGTTCACCCCCAAGTACGTCGAGCGGGTGTCGGGAGTGCCACCGGAGGAGTTGGCGTCGGCAGCGGAGACGATCGCCGCAGCCGATTCGTGCTGTTTCTGCTGGACGCTCGGGCTGACCGAGCACACCAACGGGACGGAGAACATCATCTCGATGTCGAACCTCGCGCTCGTCACGGGCAACATCGGCAAGCCCGGTGCGGGGCTGTCGCCGTTCCGCGGGCAGAACAACGTCCAGGGCGGCGGCGGGGACATGGGCCCGCTGCCGAACAACTTCCCGGGCTACCAGCCCGTCACCGACGACGAGATCCGCGAGAAGTTCGAGGCGGCGTACGACACCGAGATCCCGAGCGAGGAGGGGTGGCGGACGACCGAGCAGTTCCTCGCGGCCGATCGGGGCGATCTCCGCGGGATGTACATCATGGGCGAGAACGCCTCGCTCTCCGAACCCGGCGTCGATCACGCCCAGGAAGTCCTCGACGATCTCGACTTCCTAGCGGTGCAGGACATCTTCCTCACCGAGACCGCCGAACACGCCGATGTCGTCCTGCCGGCGACGACCGCCGTCGAGTCCAACGGGACGTTCACGAGTTCGAGTCGACACGTCCAGCTGGTGAAGCGAGCGATCGAGCCGAAGGGCAACACGCGTGGGGACTGGGAGATCCTGCAGGCACTCGCCAGGCGGTTCGGCCACGACTGGGACTTCGCGTCGCCCTCCGAGATCATGGACGAGATCGCCGAGCTGACGCCGATCTACGGCGGGATTAGTCACGAACGGCTCGAAAACGGCGCGGAGCTCCAGTGGCCCTGTTGGGACGACGGCCACCCGGGCACCACGCGCCTCTACGAGGAGGAGTTCAACACCGCGGACGGCAAAGCGTCGCTCATCCCGACGGGGCCGAACGAGCCGGCCGACCTCTCGGACGACGAGTTCCCGCTGACGATGACCACGGGGCGAGTGCTCTACCAGTATCACACGGGCACGATGACCCACCGCGAGGAGGGGATCATGTCCTACGTCGGCGAGGACTTCGTCGAGATCAACCCAGAGACGGCCGCCAACGCCGGCATCGCAAACGGCGACTACGTCCGCGTCGAATCGCGCCACGGGACGATTCGCGTCAAAGCGCAAGTCACCGAACGGCCCGGACAGGACACCGTGTTCGTCCCGATGCATTTCGCCGAATCGGCTGTCAATACGCTCACCGACGAGAACGATCTCGACACGGCGGCGCGAACGCCCGAGTACAAGGTGACGAGCGTCCGGCTCCGCTCCGGCGAGGAGAGCGACCCGGCACGAACGACCCGTGAGAGCGGCGACCGAACGCTCGCGGAGTCCGACGACTGA
- a CDS encoding 2Fe-2S iron-sulfur cluster-binding protein, with the protein MSTDHTGRPESLPSVPSIDDPRPQPPLTEHFNTGTATDPDVGARETSSLTVDGEEVSVDEEATIIDALEEVGADEDLSALCYYDREDTDRIGPRSECRTCMVETDEHGLVPSCSFPAEEGLTVRTDSTEAEEARSVNLDLVLSDHNLRCTTCGKNGRCELQDAAIEADVEVPRYGVFDDRDEYEPIDESSPFIQIDRNKCILCNRCVEACNDVQVEGVLRIEGSGPDTRIGFQNGADEMMDSTCVSCGHCATVCPTGSLVEQDYTDAATIPVPGFTQENSIGETIGEDYDGQPNPATPMKGNQTYEDDALDGEADDD; encoded by the coding sequence ATGAGCACCGACCACACAGGACGACCCGAATCGCTCCCGAGCGTGCCGTCGATCGACGATCCGCGGCCACAACCGCCACTGACTGAACACTTCAACACGGGTACTGCGACCGATCCCGACGTGGGCGCGCGCGAGACGAGCAGTCTCACCGTCGACGGCGAAGAAGTGAGCGTCGACGAGGAGGCGACGATCATCGACGCGCTCGAAGAGGTAGGGGCCGACGAAGACCTGTCGGCACTGTGCTACTACGACCGCGAGGACACCGACCGGATCGGCCCGCGCAGCGAGTGTCGGACCTGTATGGTCGAGACCGACGAACACGGCCTGGTACCGTCGTGTAGCTTCCCCGCCGAGGAGGGGCTGACGGTACGCACGGACAGTACGGAGGCCGAAGAGGCACGATCGGTCAATCTTGATCTCGTGCTCTCGGACCACAACCTCCGGTGTACGACCTGTGGGAAGAACGGGCGCTGCGAGCTCCAGGACGCCGCCATCGAGGCCGACGTCGAGGTGCCCCGGTATGGCGTGTTCGACGACCGCGACGAGTACGAACCCATCGACGAGTCCTCGCCGTTCATCCAGATCGACCGGAACAAGTGCATCCTCTGCAATCGCTGCGTCGAGGCCTGCAACGACGTCCAGGTCGAGGGCGTGCTCCGTATCGAGGGGAGCGGTCCGGACACGCGCATCGGCTTCCAGAACGGTGCCGACGAGATGATGGACTCGACGTGTGTCTCCTGTGGCCACTGTGCGACGGTCTGTCCGACCGGTTCGCTCGTCGAGCAGGACTACACCGACGCGGCGACGATCCCGGTCCCTGGATTCACGCAGGAGAACTCCATCGGCGAGACCATCGGCGAGGATTACGACGGCCAGCCGAATCCGGCGACGCCGATGAAAGGGAATCAGACCTACGAGGACGACGCGCTCGACGGGGAGGCCGACGATGACTGA